A genomic stretch from Prionailurus bengalensis isolate Pbe53 chromosome E2, Fcat_Pben_1.1_paternal_pri, whole genome shotgun sequence includes:
- the GINS2 gene encoding DNA replication complex GINS protein PSF2 has protein sequence MDAAEVEFLAEKELVTIIPNFSLDKIYLIGGDLGPFNPGLPVEVPLWLAINLKQRQKCRLIPPEWMDVEKLEKIRDHERKEETFTPMPSPYYMELTKLLLNHASDNIPKADEIRTLIKDVWDTRIAKLRVSADSFVRQQEAHAKLDNLTLMEINTSGAFLTQALNHMYKLRTNLQPSESVQSQDF, from the exons ATGGACGCGGCTGAAGTGGAGTTTTTGGCTGAGAAGGAGCTGGTTACCATTATCCCAAACTTCAGCCTGGACAAGATCTACCTCATCGGG GGGGACCTGGGGCCTTTCAACCCCGGCTTACCGGTGGAGGTGCCTCTGTGGTTGGCGATTAACCTGAAACAAAGACAGAAGTGTCGGCTGATTCCTCCTGAGTGGATGGATGTGG AAAAGTTGGAGAAGATTAGGGATCACGAGCGAAAGGAAGAAACTTTTACCCCTATGCCTAGCCCTTACTACatggaacttaccaaactccTGTTAAATCA TGCTTCAGACAACATCCCGAAAGCGGATGAGATCCGGACCCTGATCAAGGATGTGTGGGATACTCGCATCGCCAAACTGCGGGTGTCTGCGGACAGCTTCGTGCGGCAGCAGGAGGCCCATGCCAAG CTGGATAACCTGACCTTGATGGAAATCAACACCAGCGGGGCTTTCCTCACACAAGCGCTCAATCACATGTACAAACTCCGTACAAACCTGCAACCTTCGGAGAGCGTCCAGTCGCAAGACTTCTAG